The Ascidiaceihabitans donghaensis genome includes the window ATTTTTGAAGTCACCACGCGAAGGCCGTCACCTGGCATGCCTGTGATCTTGGCGACATCGGCGTGACAGAAGCTGTCCAGGTCTTTGACCGCGTCCCAGACGATCTTCTCCGTTTGGTTTTTTGAACGGAAGCGTTTCAGACGTTTCTGCATCACAGGCCCTTTCTTGGCAGAGGGGCTTCGCCGCGCAGGAATGGTGCATCGCCCCATGCGTCCAGCGTCATGGATGGGGCGCCTTGCAAAACGGCAGTTTCTTCAACGAATGAAAGATCTACACTGATCCGGCGTGTGCGCCCGACGTTGATGTCCACAATGTGTTGAAGCAAAGCGTCATCGATCTGCACCTTGGGTGCATAGACTTTGGCGAGTTCCTTGGCGTCTTCGAGATCTGAGGGCTGGGCGGCTTTCCAGTCCAGAATGCGGCCATCGACCAGTTCCCATTTACGCAGCTTTTGCGGCAAGTCTTCCATGCCGATCAAAACCACCGGCATGGAACTTCCATCGTGAAAGTCACGGATCATCTGGATCATTCCGCGATCAACGGCATAGTCGGCTTCGTCAATGACAAGTGTGCGGCCCGATGTCGAAAGATGTGTGTTCACCTCTTGCTGCAGGTCGGGAATTGTCAGGCGCGGCGTGACCATCACACCAAGTTCCTGACAGATCGCTTTCAACAGGGTTTTGCGGGTCCATGTGTCCTGAACCGAGACATGAATAATATCCAAGGTGAGTGCGGCGTGGATCGCAGCAAAAGTTTTCCCGTAACCTGTTGGCCCGTAGAAAACGCCCATGCCGGGTAAGTTTGGCGGGCGGTTTTCCAATCGGTTTATCAACAAATTGAACTCCGCCACATTGCGCAGCGGCCGAACCCTGTTGCCTAGTTTCATGGTCTGTGTCATTTTGTCTCCAGCTTTTTGCTAAGCCGTCGCCGTTGGGTTCCAAGTCAAGGCGGCGGCTCTTTCGTTTCTGCGACTACCCTGCGTCGCCTTCGCGCTTATGTTCGCGCATGGTCATCATCATTTTGAATTCGGGGTGCTCTTTGTAAGACAGCCACCATTTGGCTTCTGCCTCACCGATGTCTTTGCCCGCCTCGGAGCGTTCCAGAATATCCAAAGCTTCTTGAAAACGGCCCTCTGGGGTCTGACGGTTGGTTTTAGGCTTGGCCTTTTCCGCAGCAGTATTCATTTGCACAACCATCGCTTCGCGCGTGGCTTGAACCTGTGGATCCTGAACAGACGTTGCGGCCTTGCGCTTGGACACGCGGTTCGCATTGAATTGAATGGGGGCCACGACTTTGGCATCCAGCTTGTCCGACGATGCTGGCGCGGTTGCATCCAGTTTGGCGGCAAGGTCGCTGGTTGGGATCGTGGCATGCGCTGCTGCGAGGTCTTTCTCTGCGCGGCGAATACGGGAGCGTTTCTTGGCCTGCGATTTCGCACCGACAATGTCGAAAAAACCAACAGCTTGCTGGCATTCAGCAAACCCAAGGTGTTCACCTGTTTTGGAATATAGGTGCACTCCGGCATGCAAGTCTTCTGGATCAAACCGTGCCACCACTTCCGTGCCGGCCAACTGAGACATCCATGTCGAATGGTAGACATTGCCCTGGAACTTCATCGACCCGTTGCTTGCATGTAGTTTGCCCAGATGTTGACCCATCATCCAAAGGCGGCGCTGTTCTTCGGTCGCCTTCTGGATCGCAGCGGTGGCGTAGCTTTCGGCAAACGTATCATC containing:
- a CDS encoding AAA family ATPase — encoded protein: MTQTMKLGNRVRPLRNVAEFNLLINRLENRPPNLPGMGVFYGPTGYGKTFAAIHAALTLDIIHVSVQDTWTRKTLLKAICQELGVMVTPRLTIPDLQQEVNTHLSTSGRTLVIDEADYAVDRGMIQMIRDFHDGSSMPVVLIGMEDLPQKLRKWELVDGRILDWKAAQPSDLEDAKELAKVYAPKVQIDDALLQHIVDINVGRTRRISVDLSFVEETAVLQGAPSMTLDAWGDAPFLRGEAPLPRKGL